The following coding sequences lie in one Pseudoxanthomonas sp. SE1 genomic window:
- a CDS encoding metal-dependent hydrolase: MDPATVVDGHGEDSAVEESITPRRFVARLPTDIPRHWLPGNEVVSSLLNAYTILVPANEAFYIRTLNACMPRITDDALRERCQAFIRQEAQHGVAHKRYWDNLDVQGYAYRRFERTVDRVIFRTMDRYAPLWLHVSLVSCVEHINAFLGYEFLSQTILADADPRMRDLMEWHFAEEIEHRAVAFDLLQAITPHYSVRLLGALTTTALFYLLMAGMAASLLAQDRLLCRKASVRQLVHHLGKGHGMGRRTLRHLRDYLRRDFHPSCLTGADDLAAEALARQARAVPPAIMPMSPQT, from the coding sequence GTGGATCCGGCCACCGTCGTCGATGGCCACGGGGAGGATAGCGCCGTGGAAGAGTCCATTACGCCGCGGCGCTTCGTCGCGCGGCTTCCCACCGACATTCCGCGGCACTGGCTGCCGGGGAATGAAGTGGTTTCGTCGCTGCTCAATGCGTACACCATCCTGGTGCCCGCCAACGAAGCGTTCTATATCCGTACGCTCAATGCGTGCATGCCGCGTATCACGGACGACGCACTGCGGGAGCGCTGCCAGGCGTTCATCCGGCAGGAGGCGCAGCATGGCGTGGCACACAAACGCTATTGGGACAACCTGGATGTGCAGGGATATGCGTATCGTCGCTTCGAAAGGACGGTGGATCGCGTCATCTTCCGCACGATGGACCGATATGCGCCGCTGTGGCTACACGTCTCGCTGGTGAGCTGTGTCGAACACATCAACGCGTTCCTAGGCTATGAGTTCCTGTCGCAAACCATCCTCGCCGACGCGGATCCGCGCATGCGCGATCTGATGGAGTGGCACTTCGCGGAAGAGATCGAGCACCGCGCGGTCGCCTTCGATCTCCTGCAGGCGATCACGCCTCATTATTCGGTGCGCTTGCTGGGCGCGCTGACGACGACGGCGCTCTTCTACCTGTTGATGGCCGGCATGGCAGCGTCACTGCTGGCCCAGGATCGCCTGTTGTGCAGGAAGGCCTCGGTACGCCAGCTGGTCCATCATCTCGGCAAGGGGCATGGGATGGGGCGCCGCACCCTTCGTCACCTGCGAGATTACCTGCGTCGGGACTTCCACCCTTCGTGCCTGACGGGTGCCGATGACCTCGCCGCCGAGGCGCTGGCGAGGCAGGCACGGGCAGTGCCGCCCGCGATCATGCCGATGTCCCCCCAAACCTGA
- a CDS encoding NAD(P)/FAD-dependent oxidoreductase has protein sequence MQAAHHFVIVGGGFAGLWATRALASAPVRITLIDRHNHHLFQPLLYQVATAGLSAPDIAAPLRHILRKQANVEVRLAEVAAIAPQEKHVVLADGATIAFDSLLLATGATHAYFGHDEWARHAPGLKTLDDALQLRRHLLLAFERAEAETDPQKRAAWLSFAIVGGGPTGVELAGTLAEIARHTLKNEFRRIDPSHARVRLVEAGPRVLASFPDRLSEKARRQLEKLGVEVVTGTPVSDITDQGYRLGDTFVPAKTVVWAAGVAASPLARSLDVPLDRAGRVPVQPDLSVTGHPDIFVAGDLAAVTSDGRPVPGVAPAAKQMGRHVAQVLRARLAGRASPSAFRYQDYGNLATIGRMAAVVDFGRLKFSGLLAWWFWLTAHVFFLIGFRNRLVVLLNWCWAYWSYQRGARIILGKDDDQAGSTRQA, from the coding sequence ATGCAGGCAGCACACCATTTCGTCATCGTCGGCGGTGGCTTCGCCGGGCTCTGGGCCACGCGCGCGCTGGCGTCCGCGCCGGTGCGCATCACCCTGATCGACCGGCACAACCATCACCTGTTCCAGCCGCTGCTGTACCAGGTGGCCACCGCCGGATTGTCGGCGCCCGACATCGCCGCGCCATTGCGCCACATCCTGCGCAAGCAGGCCAACGTGGAAGTGCGGCTGGCGGAGGTCGCCGCGATTGCGCCGCAGGAAAAGCATGTCGTATTGGCCGACGGCGCGACGATCGCCTTCGATTCCCTGTTGCTGGCGACGGGCGCGACGCATGCCTACTTCGGCCATGACGAGTGGGCACGCCACGCACCCGGCCTGAAGACGCTGGACGACGCCCTGCAGTTGCGCCGCCATCTGCTGCTCGCCTTCGAGCGTGCGGAAGCCGAGACCGATCCACAGAAACGCGCCGCGTGGCTCAGCTTCGCCATCGTCGGCGGCGGGCCGACCGGCGTCGAGCTGGCAGGCACGCTGGCGGAGATCGCGCGGCATACGCTGAAGAACGAGTTCCGCCGCATCGATCCTTCACACGCACGCGTGCGGCTGGTGGAAGCGGGACCGCGCGTGCTGGCGTCCTTTCCCGACAGGCTGTCGGAGAAGGCGCGCAGGCAACTGGAAAAGCTGGGCGTCGAGGTGGTGACCGGCACACCGGTCAGCGACATCACCGACCAGGGTTACCGGCTGGGCGACACCTTCGTGCCGGCGAAGACGGTAGTGTGGGCGGCCGGCGTGGCGGCATCACCGCTGGCGCGCTCGCTGGACGTGCCACTGGATCGCGCCGGCCGCGTGCCGGTGCAGCCCGACCTCAGCGTCACGGGGCATCCGGACATCTTCGTCGCGGGAGATCTCGCCGCCGTGACCTCGGACGGGCGTCCCGTACCCGGCGTGGCCCCGGCGGCGAAACAGATGGGCCGGCACGTGGCACAGGTACTGCGCGCACGGCTGGCTGGGCGCGCATCGCCCAGCGCGTTCCGCTACCAGGACTACGGCAACCTCGCGACCATCGGCCGCATGGCCGCGGTGGTGGATTTCGGCCGGTTGAAGTTCTCCGGCCTGCTGGCGTGGTGGTTCTGGCTGACCGCGCACGTGTTCTTCCTGATCGGCTTCCGCAACCGCCTGGTCGTCCTGCTGAACTGGTGCTGGGCGTACTGGAGCTACCAGCGCGGCGCGCGGATCATCCTCGGCAAGGACGACGATCAAGCGGGATCGACGCGGCAGGCGTAG
- a CDS encoding dipeptidase — protein sequence MHEAALVLDTHLDTPANLRRPGWSIVDNHQQEGDLSQVDLPRMKEGGLDGGFWVIYTAQGARDAAGKRAARDHGLERLASILEMLAAHSADMELALTADDAERIAAAGKRVSFISMENAAPLANDPSLLTAYHRLGLRMLGITHVRNNDFGDSSTDPAGAEWKGLSPAGRALVAEANRLGIVLDASHASDAVFDQLLALSSAPIVLSHTSADKLYDHPRNIDDARIRQLAAKGGVIHVNAYGGYLVDIPKIPEREAAMESLSKKYGPENRLPADRVADYLAERRAIEARYPAMRATFDDYMAHLLHILNVAGVDHVGIGADWDGGGGVVGMEDVSALPRITEALLAAGYSEADIRKIWGGNLLRVLRQTQAAAEVSS from the coding sequence GTGCACGAAGCCGCGCTGGTACTGGACACGCACCTGGACACGCCGGCGAATCTGCGGCGGCCTGGATGGAGCATCGTGGACAATCACCAGCAAGAAGGCGATCTCTCGCAGGTCGATCTGCCGCGCATGAAAGAGGGTGGGCTGGATGGTGGCTTCTGGGTGATCTACACGGCGCAGGGTGCGCGCGACGCCGCCGGCAAGCGCGCGGCACGCGACCATGGACTTGAGCGTCTCGCCAGCATCCTGGAGATGCTCGCCGCGCATTCGGCCGACATGGAGCTTGCCCTCACCGCGGATGACGCCGAACGGATCGCCGCTGCCGGCAAACGTGTGTCGTTCATCAGTATGGAGAACGCGGCGCCACTGGCGAACGATCCTTCCCTGCTGACGGCCTACCATCGCCTCGGCCTGCGGATGCTGGGCATCACCCATGTGCGCAACAATGACTTTGGCGATTCCTCCACCGACCCAGCAGGTGCCGAGTGGAAGGGACTCAGCCCAGCCGGGCGCGCCCTGGTCGCCGAGGCGAATCGACTTGGTATCGTGCTGGATGCATCGCATGCAAGCGACGCCGTGTTCGACCAGTTGCTTGCGTTGTCTTCGGCGCCGATCGTGTTGTCGCATACGAGCGCGGATAAGCTTTACGACCATCCGCGCAACATCGACGACGCGAGGATCCGCCAGCTTGCGGCGAAGGGCGGCGTGATCCACGTGAACGCCTACGGCGGCTACCTGGTCGACATCCCGAAGATTCCGGAGCGCGAAGCGGCGATGGAAAGCCTGTCGAAGAAGTATGGCCCGGAGAACAGGCTGCCGGCGGACCGGGTTGCGGACTATCTGGCCGAGCGCCGCGCAATCGAAGCGCGCTATCCCGCCATGCGGGCCACGTTCGACGACTACATGGCGCACCTGCTGCATATTCTGAACGTCGCCGGCGTCGATCATGTCGGCATTGGCGCAGACTGGGATGGCGGTGGCGGCGTGGTTGGCATGGAAGATGTCAGCGCGCTGCCGCGGATCACCGAGGCGCTGCTGGCGGCAGGCTATTCCGAGGCGGACATCCGGAAGATCTGGGGCGGCAACCTCCTCCGTGTACTGCGACAGACCCAGGCCGCTGCAGAGGTGTCCTCATAA
- a CDS encoding DUF1203 domain-containing protein produces the protein MASRFPQRDAMSFVIRGLSPDPFRPLFALDAAALAARNIRRVVADADRGFPCRVTLQDARQGETLLLLPYLHHDVAGPYRASGPIYVREAALHVHAAEFRDTLPPSFPRRLLSLRAYDEDGLMRDAEVVEGVDAMPGLQRLLGMAGVAYLHVHNARPGCYACRVDPA, from the coding sequence ATGGCATCCCGTTTCCCGCAGCGTGATGCCATGTCGTTCGTGATCCGCGGGCTGTCGCCCGACCCCTTCCGTCCTCTGTTCGCCCTCGACGCCGCCGCCCTGGCGGCACGCAACATCCGTCGCGTCGTCGCCGATGCCGACCGCGGGTTTCCCTGCCGCGTCACGCTGCAGGATGCGCGGCAGGGCGAGACCCTGCTGCTGCTTCCTTACCTGCACCACGATGTCGCCGGTCCGTATCGCGCCAGCGGGCCGATCTACGTGCGCGAAGCGGCGCTGCACGTCCATGCAGCCGAGTTTCGCGACACGTTGCCGCCGTCATTCCCTCGCAGGCTTCTGTCGCTACGGGCCTACGACGAGGACGGTCTGATGCGCGACGCCGAGGTGGTGGAGGGCGTCGATGCTATGCCTGGTCTGCAACGCCTGCTCGGCATGGCGGGCGTCGCCTATCTGCACGTGCACAACGCACGTCCCGGCTGCTACGCCTGCCGCGTCGATCCCGCTTGA
- a CDS encoding DUF3106 domain-containing protein, which yields MRRADMRVALRGALGVVVVVAGIAVSSAQDASQGARWQSMSQAEQAAWQQRRLAWDALPLHEREDRRARYAAWRALDEVQRARLRAAAAEVAALPAEHQAALRTQFAVLDAMQRNGWRLGPDLGADWPRLQPLFAYVPPGERDAALSLLRQLDAEQRDDLAALAQRLPPQDRDAFRRELLAVPVGQRGAWLQQRRDR from the coding sequence ATGCGGCGCGCTGACATGCGCGTGGCCCTGCGCGGCGCCTTGGGTGTCGTGGTTGTGGTCGCCGGCATCGCGGTCTCCTCCGCGCAGGACGCCTCCCAGGGCGCGCGCTGGCAGTCCATGTCGCAGGCGGAACAGGCCGCGTGGCAGCAACGGCGCCTTGCTTGGGATGCGCTGCCCCTGCACGAACGCGAAGACCGTCGCGCGCGCTACGCCGCCTGGCGCGCACTGGACGAAGTACAGCGTGCGCGTTTGCGCGCCGCGGCTGCCGAGGTCGCCGCGTTGCCGGCGGAACACCAAGCCGCCTTGCGCACACAGTTCGCCGTGCTGGACGCCATGCAGCGCAACGGATGGCGATTGGGGCCGGACCTCGGCGCCGACTGGCCGCGCCTGCAGCCCTTGTTCGCCTACGTACCGCCCGGCGAGCGCGATGCTGCGCTCTCGTTGCTGCGCCAGCTTGATGCGGAGCAACGGGACGATCTGGCCGCGCTGGCGCAGCGCCTTCCGCCGCAGGACCGCGACGCGTTCCGTCGTGAGCTGCTGGCGGTGCCTGTCGGCCAACGGGGCGCATGGTTGCAGCAACGGCGCGATCGCTAG
- a CDS encoding primosomal protein N', which translates to MSPVSVLQVALPVPLPRLFDYLPPPGHTASPDDVGKRVKVLFGNRALTGFVAGVAPPADPDLELRHAEALLDATPLLHGELLDSLHWLGRYTHAPMGEVVATALPVQLRQGEPLPDTHAWHWRLTEAGHLQRDRLRAGSRPRRLADLLAEHASLDEDALDLHVDAGRATARDLGKRGLAERFATAAVPAAPSPRPGPALNDEQQAAADAITGTAGFGALLLDGVTGSGKTEVYLHAIAACLQRGRQALVLVPEIGLTPQTLARFRERLGVPVHALHSGLNDGERARTWAACLRGEARVIVGTRSAVFTPLPEAGLIVVDEEHDGSYKQQDGIRYHARDFALVRGKALDVPVVLGSATPSLETLHNARSGRYAHLRLSRRAGEAQPPSVRVLDMRKRPQQAGLLADTLQAIRQALDADGQVLVFKNRRGYAPVLLCHDCGWSAHCKRCDSAMTVHAGGKRLQCHHCGARQAAPPACPDCGGLALQPQGIGTERLEELLAEQFTDVPVLRVDRGTTQKRDGLAQQLAKLGDAPGILVGTQILAKGHDLPHLTRVTVVGVDEGLFSTDFRAGEKLAQQLIQVAGRAGRAGKRGDVWLQTHHPDHPLLNTLISGGYHAFAEAELEQRQMAGFPPFAHLALLRAEAQHVDAAQQFLQAAKRALRAHDATLEMHGPLPAPMPRRAGLHRVQLLLSSPERRALHRALDLAWPDIHVLPEARRTRWSLDVDPMDLY; encoded by the coding sequence ATGTCGCCCGTTTCCGTCCTCCAGGTCGCGCTGCCGGTCCCCCTGCCTCGGCTGTTCGACTACCTTCCCCCGCCCGGCCACACCGCCTCGCCGGACGACGTGGGCAAGCGGGTCAAGGTGCTGTTCGGCAACCGCGCACTGACCGGCTTCGTGGCCGGCGTCGCCCCGCCGGCCGACCCGGATCTGGAACTGCGGCACGCCGAGGCCCTGCTCGATGCCACCCCCCTGCTGCACGGGGAACTGCTCGACTCGCTGCACTGGCTCGGGCGCTACACGCATGCGCCGATGGGCGAAGTGGTCGCGACGGCCCTGCCGGTCCAGTTGCGCCAGGGCGAACCGCTGCCCGACACCCATGCCTGGCACTGGCGACTGACCGAAGCCGGCCACCTCCAACGCGACCGTCTGCGCGCCGGCAGCCGTCCGCGCCGCCTGGCCGACCTGTTGGCCGAACACGCCTCCCTCGATGAGGACGCGCTGGACCTGCATGTGGATGCCGGCCGTGCCACCGCGCGCGACCTGGGCAAGCGCGGGCTGGCCGAACGATTCGCCACGGCGGCAGTACCGGCCGCCCCCTCGCCGCGACCGGGCCCGGCGCTCAACGACGAACAGCAGGCCGCTGCGGACGCGATCACCGGCACGGCCGGCTTCGGCGCGCTGCTGCTGGATGGCGTGACCGGCAGCGGCAAGACCGAGGTCTACCTGCACGCCATCGCCGCCTGCCTGCAGCGCGGCCGGCAGGCGCTGGTGCTGGTGCCGGAGATCGGGCTGACGCCGCAGACGCTGGCGCGCTTCCGCGAGCGTCTGGGCGTGCCCGTGCACGCACTGCACTCGGGTTTGAACGATGGCGAGCGCGCCCGTACCTGGGCCGCCTGCCTGCGCGGTGAGGCGCGGGTGATCGTGGGCACGCGTTCGGCGGTATTCACGCCCTTGCCGGAGGCCGGCCTGATCGTGGTGGACGAGGAACACGACGGCAGCTACAAGCAACAGGACGGCATCCGCTACCACGCACGCGACTTCGCCCTGGTCCGTGGCAAGGCGCTGGATGTGCCGGTGGTGCTGGGCAGCGCCACGCCGTCGCTGGAAACCCTGCACAACGCACGCAGCGGCCGCTATGCGCACCTGCGCCTGTCGCGGCGCGCGGGCGAAGCGCAACCGCCCAGCGTGCGCGTGCTGGACATGCGCAAGCGGCCGCAGCAGGCAGGCCTGCTGGCCGACACGCTGCAGGCCATCCGCCAGGCGCTGGACGCCGACGGCCAGGTGCTGGTGTTCAAGAACCGCCGCGGGTACGCCCCGGTGCTGCTCTGCCACGACTGCGGCTGGAGCGCGCACTGCAAGCGCTGCGACAGCGCGATGACCGTGCATGCGGGCGGCAAGCGCCTGCAATGCCACCACTGCGGTGCTCGGCAGGCCGCGCCGCCTGCCTGCCCCGACTGTGGCGGGCTGGCGCTGCAGCCGCAGGGCATCGGCACGGAGCGGCTGGAGGAGTTGCTAGCCGAACAGTTCACAGACGTGCCGGTATTGCGGGTGGATCGCGGCACCACGCAGAAGCGCGACGGCCTGGCACAGCAACTGGCGAAGCTGGGCGATGCGCCCGGCATCCTGGTGGGCACGCAGATCCTGGCCAAGGGCCACGACTTGCCGCACCTGACGCGCGTAACAGTGGTCGGCGTGGACGAAGGCCTGTTTTCCACCGACTTCCGCGCCGGCGAGAAACTGGCGCAGCAGCTCATCCAGGTCGCGGGGCGCGCCGGACGTGCCGGCAAGCGCGGTGATGTCTGGCTGCAGACGCACCATCCCGACCATCCGCTGTTGAACACGCTGATCAGCGGTGGCTACCACGCCTTCGCCGAGGCCGAACTGGAGCAGCGCCAGATGGCGGGCTTCCCCCCGTTCGCGCACCTGGCGCTGCTGCGCGCGGAAGCGCAGCACGTCGACGCCGCGCAACAGTTCCTGCAGGCGGCCAAGCGCGCCCTGCGCGCGCACGACGCCACACTGGAGATGCACGGCCCGTTGCCGGCACCGATGCCGCGCCGCGCCGGCCTGCATCGCGTGCAGCTGCTGCTGTCGTCGCCCGAGCGGCGCGCCCTGCACCGCGCGCTCGATCTGGCCTGGCCAGACATCCACGTCCTTCCGGAAGCCCGCCGCACGCGCTGGTCGCTCGATGTCGACCCCATGGACCTGTACTGA
- a CDS encoding DUF3667 domain-containing protein — protein sequence MTPSHDAVHASACENCHTPLQGEFCHACGQTSHNPLRSFGHAVEEVFESFWHLDGRIFRTLRTLMSPGKLANAYLSGHRAPFVAPLRLFVVLSVLTFFVGKFAMGSDDVSRPPAVQDGKGGTTVQVTGAGDEGVDFDTLTDADEVVRLRDRTIDGLLAARATIPPPLAFARERVEDNIRGTQARARARIAALQPDHPALAEPDRIPEDGPMPDSTGSLFSQNGKPWHPVDNPIQVDWLPAFGNRWLNKKIARAQDNIPRLQKDPELFKNAMMGAVPSALFVLVPVFALLLKLAYIGTRRVYLEHLVVALYSHAYLCLCVLVFFALSFIDSLLPAQATVARAPVWLAELLIMFWMPVYLFWMQQRVYRQHPAVTLVKYLALGMLYFMLVVTAMVLLSLTSLVNA from the coding sequence ATGACCCCATCGCACGATGCCGTGCACGCCAGCGCGTGCGAGAACTGCCATACACCGCTGCAGGGCGAGTTCTGCCATGCCTGCGGACAGACCTCGCACAACCCGTTGCGCAGCTTCGGGCATGCGGTGGAAGAGGTGTTCGAATCGTTCTGGCACCTGGACGGCCGCATCTTCCGCACCCTGCGCACGCTGATGTCGCCCGGCAAGCTGGCGAATGCCTACCTGTCGGGCCACCGCGCGCCGTTCGTGGCACCGCTGCGGCTGTTCGTCGTCCTCAGCGTGCTGACGTTCTTCGTCGGCAAGTTCGCCATGGGCAGCGACGATGTGTCGCGCCCACCTGCCGTGCAGGATGGCAAGGGCGGCACGACGGTCCAGGTGACGGGCGCGGGCGACGAAGGCGTCGATTTCGACACCTTGACCGACGCCGACGAAGTGGTGCGCCTGCGCGATCGCACCATCGACGGGCTGCTGGCTGCGCGCGCCACCATCCCTCCGCCGCTCGCATTCGCGCGCGAGCGCGTGGAAGACAATATCCGCGGCACCCAGGCGCGGGCACGCGCGCGCATCGCCGCGCTGCAGCCCGATCATCCGGCACTGGCCGAACCCGATCGGATTCCCGAGGACGGACCCATGCCGGATTCCACCGGCTCGCTGTTCTCGCAGAACGGGAAGCCGTGGCATCCGGTCGACAATCCGATCCAGGTGGACTGGCTGCCGGCGTTCGGCAACCGCTGGTTGAACAAGAAGATCGCGCGGGCGCAGGACAACATCCCGCGCCTGCAGAAAGACCCCGAACTGTTCAAGAACGCCATGATGGGCGCGGTGCCATCCGCGCTGTTCGTGCTGGTGCCGGTGTTCGCGCTACTGCTGAAGCTGGCCTACATCGGCACGCGCCGGGTGTATCTGGAACACCTGGTGGTGGCGCTGTACAGCCACGCCTACCTGTGCCTGTGCGTGCTGGTGTTCTTCGCCCTGTCCTTCATCGACAGCCTCCTGCCCGCGCAGGCGACCGTGGCGCGCGCGCCGGTATGGCTGGCCGAACTGCTGATCATGTTCTGGATGCCGGTGTACCTGTTCTGGATGCAGCAACGCGTCTATCGCCAGCACCCGGCCGTGACGCTGGTGAAGTACCTCGCGCTGGGCATGCTGTACTTCATGCTGGTCGTCACGGCCATGGTCCTGCTGTCCCTGACCAGCCTGGTGAATGCTTAG
- the rpoH gene encoding RNA polymerase sigma factor RpoH has product MSQNTSTTALVTNSLPIPSALGSLDAYISAVHQIQVLSLEDERALANRYRENEDLDAARELVHSHLRFVVHVARGYNGYGLPLGDLIQEGNIGLMKAVKRFDPDMGVRLVSFAVHWIRAEMHEFILKNWRIVKVATTKAQRKLFFNLRKSKTRLGWMNAEEVSVIAKDLNVSEREVLEMEARLSGRDIGFDASSDEDEDHAPPSPASYLVAHDEDPSQAYERADSEDNQMELLREGLANLDERSRDIIKRRWLDGDSKVTLQELADEYGISAERVRQVEANALKKMKALFAA; this is encoded by the coding sequence ATGAGCCAGAACACATCTACTACCGCCCTGGTCACCAACAGCCTGCCGATTCCCAGTGCCCTGGGTTCGCTGGATGCCTATATCAGTGCCGTGCACCAGATCCAGGTGCTGTCGCTCGAAGATGAGCGCGCACTCGCCAACCGTTACCGCGAGAATGAAGACCTCGACGCGGCGCGCGAACTGGTGCACTCCCATCTGCGCTTCGTGGTGCATGTCGCCCGTGGTTACAACGGTTACGGCCTGCCGCTGGGGGACCTGATCCAGGAAGGCAACATCGGCCTGATGAAGGCGGTGAAGCGTTTCGATCCCGACATGGGCGTGCGCCTGGTGAGCTTCGCGGTGCACTGGATCCGTGCCGAGATGCACGAGTTCATCCTGAAGAACTGGCGCATCGTGAAGGTCGCCACGACCAAGGCGCAGCGCAAGCTGTTCTTCAACCTGCGCAAGTCCAAGACGCGCCTGGGCTGGATGAATGCCGAGGAAGTCAGCGTCATCGCCAAGGACCTCAACGTGTCCGAGCGCGAAGTGCTGGAGATGGAAGCGCGCCTGTCCGGTCGCGACATCGGTTTCGACGCCTCCTCTGACGAGGATGAGGATCACGCCCCCCCGTCGCCGGCCAGCTATCTGGTCGCCCACGACGAAGATCCTTCGCAGGCCTACGAGCGTGCAGACAGCGAAGACAACCAGATGGAACTGCTGCGCGAGGGCCTCGCGAATCTGGATGAGCGTTCGCGCGATATCATCAAGCGTCGCTGGCTGGATGGCGACAGCAAGGTCACGCTGCAGGAACTGGCCGACGAGTACGGCATTTCCGCCGAGCGCGTCCGCCAGGTGGAGGCCAACGCGCTGAAGAAGATGAAGGCGCTGTTCGCTGCCTGA
- a CDS encoding MFS transporter: protein MTPTSRADLTPAQRLRSIFSGSVGNLVEWYDWYVYAAFSLYFAEVFFPGGDRTSQLLKTAAIFAVGFLMRPLGGWLLGRYADRQGRRRALMLSVVMMCGGSLIIACTPGYATIGVAAPILLVMARLLQGLSVGGEYGTSATYLSEMATRGHRGFWSSFQYVTLVMGHLIALAVLIALQRVFLTDEQLREWGWRIPFAIGAVAALVALWLRRNMVETESFSRREAAGTPDQQEAQGTLRALMQHPRAVLAVVGLTMGGTLAFYTYTTYVHKFLVNSAGMASETASLINASTLFFFMLLQPVVGALSDRIGRRRILIAFGVLGTLCTWPILSTLQTVSSPAQAFWLVMTALVILSGYTAINAVVKAEMFPVEIRALGVGLPYALTVALFGGTADMVALWFKKNGMESGFYGYVTACIACSLLVYLWMPDTRATSLIDRDPD, encoded by the coding sequence ATGACGCCCACGTCCCGTGCCGACCTGACGCCCGCCCAACGCCTGCGCAGCATCTTCAGCGGCTCGGTCGGCAACCTGGTGGAGTGGTACGACTGGTACGTGTACGCGGCATTCTCGCTGTACTTCGCCGAGGTGTTCTTCCCCGGTGGCGACCGCACCAGCCAGCTGTTGAAGACGGCGGCGATCTTCGCGGTGGGTTTCCTGATGCGCCCGCTCGGCGGCTGGCTGCTGGGCCGGTACGCCGATCGCCAGGGCCGCAGGCGCGCGCTGATGCTGTCGGTGGTGATGATGTGCGGCGGTTCGCTGATCATCGCCTGCACGCCAGGCTACGCGACCATTGGCGTGGCGGCACCGATCCTGCTGGTGATGGCGCGGCTGCTGCAGGGCCTGTCCGTCGGCGGCGAGTACGGCACATCGGCGACCTATCTCAGCGAGATGGCCACGCGCGGGCACCGCGGCTTCTGGTCCAGCTTCCAGTACGTCACGCTGGTCATGGGCCACCTGATTGCGTTGGCCGTGCTGATCGCATTGCAGCGCGTGTTCCTCACCGACGAGCAACTGCGCGAATGGGGCTGGCGCATCCCGTTCGCAATCGGCGCGGTGGCGGCGCTGGTGGCGTTGTGGTTGCGCCGGAACATGGTGGAAACCGAATCGTTCTCCCGTCGCGAGGCCGCGGGCACGCCGGACCAGCAGGAGGCGCAGGGCACGCTGCGCGCGCTGATGCAGCATCCACGCGCGGTGCTCGCCGTGGTCGGCCTGACGATGGGTGGCACGCTGGCGTTCTATACGTACACGACCTACGTGCACAAGTTCCTCGTCAACAGCGCCGGCATGGCCAGCGAGACGGCCAGCCTGATCAACGCTTCGACGCTGTTCTTCTTCATGCTGCTGCAACCGGTGGTCGGCGCGCTGTCGGACCGGATCGGACGCCGGCGCATCCTCATCGCCTTCGGCGTACTGGGCACCCTGTGCACGTGGCCGATCCTGTCGACGCTGCAGACCGTATCCAGCCCAGCACAGGCGTTCTGGCTGGTCATGACGGCACTGGTGATCCTGAGCGGCTACACCGCGATCAACGCGGTGGTGAAGGCGGAAATGTTCCCCGTGGAGATCCGCGCCCTCGGCGTCGGCCTGCCTTATGCGCTGACCGTCGCGCTGTTCGGGGGAACGGCGGACATGGTGGCCCTGTGGTTCAAGAAGAACGGCATGGAGAGCGGCTTCTACGGGTACGTCACCGCCTGCATCGCATGTTCGCTGCTGGTCTACCTGTGGATGCCCGACACGCGCGCGACCTCGCTGATCGACCGCGACCCGGACTGA